From a region of the Syntrophorhabdaceae bacterium genome:
- a CDS encoding SBBP repeat-containing protein — protein MKRSPARAILSLTCFLLIPFSAHAKEISPHQVKAGLRSLSVPFIANEGQVDKGVSFYARTFAGTVFVGRDGVIQYAFGAGSAITEEAVREGTVPSCPRGVDPSSTKIGSFLGNDPSRWKGHITAYESIALGEIQKGVTLSLKAHGDNVEKLFTVSPGASPSFSMKLSHIERMNLTESGELEVTTGEGSFFFSKPVAFQEVAGKRQGVVVAYALTAPNSYGFAVGPYDREKPLVIDPYLASTFFGATTAVSGMVTDISGNVYVTGTVWGSIPVKRHSFQKSRRGAGDAFIAKLDGSLTALLASTYFGGSSEDEAVAVALDASGNVYASGWTASRNFPTTPGAYSRIKHSSDDMRDTFISKFDASLMSLTASTYLGGTGDNSASSVAVSASEEICVSGITASSDFPTTEGAYSRTLKGESDAFISKLDSSLSTLLASTYLGGAGQDYAASLVLDPSGNAYVTGITDSPDFPVTAGAYLPTGHGGEEAFISRLNSGLTALLASTYLGGSAAGGGSERGEAIALDASGNVYVAGGTASTDFPTTEGAYLRTLTGEQNGFVSKLNGDLTTLVASTYLEGGWYQRLYAMTLNPGGDVYVAGNATFSYNPTQVFPEAGPGGYGGNFIFKLNGTLSTLLGSFWLPSWYSTSTSLNSIAFDPSGNLFAAGETSSSTFPTTEGAYQKMLRGQGSAFITKIDSALSPTEYTITARMFRSGKGTVSATGLTCRGATCTGTYPVGAEVVLTAEARPGSAFDGWRGCTSTSGNTCTVRVDMPHVVVALFYRAPRIAVTPSSLSFGAVQTGGSLTREVRITNRCEPYGNMGIPLYAGIDIIVGPISITGDSFSQTNNCSTVACQEVCTVNVTFSPSARGSRTGRLNIISNDPARPEVRVNLGGRGK, from the coding sequence GTGAAAAGATCCCCTGCTCGTGCAATCCTCAGCCTTACCTGTTTTCTCCTCATCCCGTTTTCGGCCCATGCCAAAGAGATCTCGCCCCATCAGGTAAAGGCCGGGCTGCGGTCCCTCTCGGTCCCCTTTATCGCCAACGAAGGGCAGGTAGACAAGGGGGTTTCTTTTTATGCGAGGACTTTCGCGGGTACGGTATTTGTCGGCCGCGACGGCGTCATACAATATGCCTTCGGCGCCGGCTCCGCCATCACCGAGGAGGCGGTGCGGGAAGGCACGGTTCCGTCCTGCCCGAGAGGCGTCGACCCCTCATCGACAAAAATCGGTTCCTTCCTCGGCAACGATCCTTCCCGGTGGAAGGGCCATATCACTGCCTACGAGTCTATTGCCCTGGGAGAGATCCAAAAAGGGGTCACCCTCTCCCTCAAGGCCCACGGCGACAACGTGGAGAAACTCTTTACCGTGAGTCCCGGCGCCTCCCCGTCTTTTTCCATGAAGCTCTCCCACATAGAAAGGATGAACCTTACGGAATCGGGCGAGCTGGAAGTGACCACAGGGGAAGGCTCCTTCTTTTTCTCGAAGCCCGTGGCTTTTCAGGAGGTCGCGGGAAAGAGGCAGGGGGTCGTGGTAGCCTACGCCCTGACCGCACCCAACTCCTACGGCTTTGCAGTGGGCCCATATGACCGGGAGAAACCCCTCGTAATAGATCCCTATCTCGCTTCCACCTTTTTCGGGGCCACTACTGCCGTATCGGGCATGGTCACCGACATCTCCGGCAATGTCTATGTCACGGGAACAGTGTGGGGGTCTATCCCGGTGAAGAGGCATTCCTTCCAGAAATCGCGCAGAGGCGCGGGGGATGCATTCATCGCAAAACTCGACGGCTCCCTCACCGCCCTTCTCGCATCCACCTATTTCGGAGGGTCCTCGGAAGACGAAGCCGTCGCGGTCGCCCTCGATGCATCGGGAAATGTATACGCGTCCGGATGGACCGCTTCCAGGAACTTCCCCACTACGCCGGGGGCATACAGCCGTATAAAACATAGCTCCGACGACATGAGGGACACCTTTATCTCGAAGTTCGATGCGTCGCTCATGTCGCTCACTGCCTCTACGTACCTCGGGGGGACAGGCGACAATTCGGCATCCTCCGTCGCCGTCAGCGCTTCGGAGGAAATCTGCGTGAGCGGAATCACCGCGTCCTCCGATTTTCCGACCACGGAAGGGGCGTATAGCCGGACCCTCAAAGGCGAGAGCGATGCCTTCATATCGAAGCTCGACAGCTCCCTTTCCACGCTCCTTGCATCCACCTATCTCGGGGGCGCCGGCCAGGACTATGCCGCATCCCTCGTCCTCGATCCGTCGGGAAACGCCTATGTAACGGGCATCACCGATTCCCCTGATTTCCCCGTCACGGCAGGGGCGTATCTGCCAACGGGTCACGGCGGGGAGGAGGCCTTTATCTCCAGGCTTAACTCCGGCCTCACCGCGCTGCTTGCGTCCACCTATCTCGGGGGCTCTGCTGCGGGAGGCGGCTCGGAGAGGGGAGAGGCGATCGCCCTCGATGCGTCGGGAAACGTCTATGTGGCGGGGGGAACAGCCTCCACCGATTTCCCTACCACGGAAGGGGCGTACCTGCGCACCCTCACGGGAGAGCAGAACGGCTTTGTCTCGAAATTGAACGGCGACCTCACGACGCTCGTGGCCTCCACCTATCTCGAAGGCGGCTGGTATCAGCGGCTTTACGCCATGACCCTCAATCCCGGAGGAGATGTGTATGTAGCAGGGAATGCAACTTTTTCTTATAATCCGACCCAAGTATTCCCTGAGGCCGGGCCGGGTGGTTACGGAGGCAACTTCATCTTCAAATTGAACGGGACCCTTTCCACCCTCCTGGGCTCCTTCTGGCTTCCGTCCTGGTATTCGACGAGTACTTCACTCAATTCCATTGCCTTCGATCCGTCGGGAAATTTGTTCGCCGCCGGTGAAACCAGCTCCTCCACGTTCCCCACGACGGAAGGGGCATATCAGAAAATGCTGCGGGGACAAGGCAGCGCATTTATCACCAAGATAGACAGCGCCCTGTCCCCCACCGAATACACTATCACCGCCAGGATGTTCAGGAGCGGCAAGGGTACCGTGAGCGCGACGGGGCTCACATGCAGGGGCGCCACGTGCACGGGCACCTATCCGGTCGGCGCGGAGGTCGTCCTCACCGCCGAGGCTAGGCCCGGGTCCGCCTTCGACGGGTGGCGCGGATGCACCTCGACGTCGGGAAATACCTGCACCGTGAGAGTCGACATGCCCCATGTGGTGGTCGCCCTTTTTTATCGTGCCCCACGGATTGCCGTTACCCCTTCCTCCCTCTCTTTCGGCGCGGTACAGACGGGCGGCTCCCTCACTAGGGAGGTCCGGATCACGAACCGATGTGAGCCATATGGCAACATGGGTATCCCTCTCTATGCGGGCATCGACATCATTGTAGGCCCCATATCCATAACAGGTGATTCATTCAGCCAGACGAATAACTGCTCCACCGTCGCATGCCAGGAAGTCTGTACCGTGAACGTCACGTTCAGCCCTTCCGCGAGGGGGTCCCGCACGGGCAGATTGAATATTATCTCAAACGACCCGGCCAGGCCCGAGGTGCGGGTGAACCTGGGCGGCAGGGGAAAGTGA
- a CDS encoding CusA/CzcA family heavy metal efflux RND transporter — protein MINRLVEFSSHNKFIVLALVAIACVAGWWSMKHLALDAIPDLSDTQVIIYSRWDRGPDIMEDQVTYPIVTAMLGTPRVKAVRGFSDFGYSYIYIVFEDGTDIYWARSRVQEYLSTVLPGLPQGVRTELGPDATALGWVYQYVLTDGSGTHSLSDLRACQDWYLKYYLKSVPGVAEVATFGGFGRQYQVNVDPGRLQAYALPISRVVDAVRGGNAETGGRLIEFGGTEYMVRGRGYARSVKDFENIAVGASENGTPIRVRDIGQVVTGPDLRRGASDFNGTGEAVSGIVVMRQGQNALDVIRRVKAKLKDIEPGLPPGVKIVPVYDRSDLILRAIDTLKSTLIEIMITVALVILLFLRHIPSALIPMITIPVAVLISFIPLRMLGVTANIMSLGGIVIAIGAMVDASIVVVEQTHKGLEQWDQSGRLRDYRTVVVDAIRQVARPSFFALLVIGVAFLPVLALEGQEGRLFRPLAYTKNLAMIVAAVLAVTLDPALRLLFTHMRNFSFRPSFLCKAVNATVVGTIRPEESHRLSRFLMRLYEPAVSWALRRKWVVIGSAFLMILATIPAYTHLGREFMPPLEEGSILYMPSTMPGISIGEAQRLLQVTDRIIGQFPEVDRVLGKAGRADTSTDPAPLSMLETMIVLRPKDEWRRTETWYSSWAPAWAARVFRHITPDHISQDELIRKMNDALEIPGLANGWTMPIKGRIEMLSTGIRTAVGLKISGRDLNRIEEIGTEIEALLPGVKGTRSVFAERTGSGNFLDFEWRRDELARYGLSVEEAQNAVSRAIGGENVTTTIEGRERYPVNVRYMRDFRQDLGSLSRVLVATSGGQRQIPLSQLADIRAASGPSMIRNEDGLLTGYVYIDIAGKDPGRYMDEAMRTIREKVQLPPGYAVLWSGQYEGMERARERLTTVVPVTLLLIVILLWLNTRSLAKTSIILLSVPFSAIGAFWFLHLLGYNMSIGVWVGLIALLGVDAETGVFMFLYLDLAYNQARNEGRLRTLADLQAAIRYGAARRLRPKFMTVATTFIGLIPIMWSFGAGADVMKRIAAPMIGGIFTSFLLELLVYPPIYQLWKWHFEMKKRGVSEGG, from the coding sequence ATGATCAACAGGCTCGTCGAATTTTCCTCCCATAACAAGTTCATCGTCCTTGCGCTGGTCGCAATCGCATGCGTGGCCGGCTGGTGGTCCATGAAGCACCTCGCCCTCGACGCCATACCCGACCTCAGCGACACGCAGGTAATCATCTATTCACGGTGGGACCGTGGGCCCGACATCATGGAAGACCAGGTCACCTATCCCATTGTCACCGCCATGCTGGGCACGCCCCGGGTAAAGGCGGTAAGGGGGTTTTCGGATTTCGGCTACTCCTATATCTATATCGTATTCGAAGATGGGACTGATATTTATTGGGCACGCAGCCGGGTCCAGGAGTACCTTTCCACGGTCCTTCCCGGTCTTCCCCAGGGCGTGAGGACGGAACTGGGGCCGGATGCCACGGCCCTTGGCTGGGTCTACCAATATGTGCTTACCGACGGATCGGGGACCCACAGCCTCTCCGACCTCAGGGCTTGTCAGGACTGGTATCTCAAATATTACCTGAAGTCAGTGCCCGGGGTGGCGGAAGTGGCGACCTTCGGGGGTTTCGGCAGGCAATACCAGGTAAACGTCGATCCCGGCAGGCTCCAGGCCTATGCCCTGCCCATTTCAAGGGTGGTGGATGCGGTCCGGGGAGGGAATGCCGAGACAGGCGGCCGCCTGATCGAATTCGGGGGCACCGAGTATATGGTACGCGGCCGGGGCTACGCCCGGTCGGTCAAAGATTTCGAGAATATTGCGGTAGGGGCAAGCGAAAACGGAACGCCCATCCGGGTGCGCGACATCGGACAGGTCGTGACGGGCCCGGACCTTCGGCGCGGGGCTTCCGATTTTAACGGAACGGGAGAAGCAGTTTCAGGCATCGTCGTCATGCGCCAGGGACAAAATGCCCTGGACGTGATCCGTCGGGTAAAGGCGAAGTTAAAGGATATCGAGCCGGGGTTGCCGCCGGGCGTAAAGATCGTGCCCGTCTATGACCGCTCGGACCTGATATTGAGGGCGATCGATACCCTCAAATCGACCCTCATCGAAATCATGATCACCGTCGCCCTCGTGATCCTCCTGTTTCTGCGCCACATCCCGAGCGCCCTCATCCCCATGATCACGATCCCGGTAGCCGTGCTCATCTCCTTCATTCCCCTGCGCATGCTGGGGGTGACGGCCAATATCATGTCTCTCGGCGGTATCGTCATCGCCATCGGGGCCATGGTCGATGCATCCATCGTGGTGGTGGAGCAGACCCATAAAGGCCTCGAGCAATGGGACCAATCGGGGCGCCTTCGGGATTATCGGACGGTGGTGGTCGACGCCATCAGGCAGGTCGCCCGACCAAGCTTTTTCGCCCTCCTCGTCATAGGCGTCGCCTTTCTTCCCGTCCTGGCCCTCGAAGGGCAGGAGGGGCGTCTTTTCAGGCCCCTCGCCTACACGAAAAATCTCGCAATGATTGTCGCCGCCGTCCTTGCCGTAACTCTCGACCCGGCATTGAGGCTCCTTTTTACCCATATGCGGAATTTCTCCTTCCGCCCCTCCTTTCTCTGCAAGGCGGTGAATGCAACGGTGGTGGGCACCATCCGCCCTGAGGAAAGCCATCGCCTGAGCCGTTTCCTCATGCGCCTCTATGAGCCGGCGGTCTCATGGGCATTACGGCGGAAGTGGGTCGTGATAGGCTCGGCCTTCCTCATGATCCTTGCCACCATACCCGCCTATACCCACCTGGGCCGTGAGTTCATGCCCCCTCTCGAAGAGGGGTCCATCCTCTATATGCCCTCCACCATGCCCGGTATTTCCATCGGAGAGGCCCAACGCCTACTCCAGGTCACGGACCGGATCATCGGGCAATTTCCCGAGGTGGACCGGGTGCTTGGAAAGGCGGGCAGGGCCGACACGTCAACCGATCCCGCCCCTTTGTCCATGCTCGAGACGATGATCGTGCTCAGGCCCAAGGACGAGTGGCGCCGGACCGAAACATGGTATTCCTCATGGGCCCCCGCCTGGGCCGCACGGGTCTTCAGACATATTACACCGGACCACATCTCCCAGGACGAGCTGATCCGAAAAATGAATGATGCCCTCGAAATCCCGGGCCTCGCCAACGGCTGGACCATGCCCATAAAAGGACGGATCGAGATGTTGAGCACCGGAATACGGACTGCGGTGGGCCTCAAGATCTCCGGAAGAGACCTCAACAGAATCGAAGAGATCGGGACTGAGATCGAAGCCCTGCTGCCCGGGGTCAAGGGGACCCGGAGCGTCTTCGCGGAACGCACCGGAAGCGGCAACTTCCTCGATTTCGAGTGGCGAAGGGATGAGCTGGCCCGGTACGGCCTCAGCGTCGAGGAGGCCCAAAACGCCGTATCGAGGGCGATAGGCGGCGAAAATGTGACCACCACCATCGAAGGCCGCGAACGGTATCCCGTGAATGTGCGATACATGAGGGATTTCAGACAGGACCTCGGCTCCCTGAGCCGCGTCCTGGTCGCTACGTCAGGGGGTCAGCGGCAGATCCCCCTTTCCCAGCTCGCAGATATCCGCGCCGCCTCCGGTCCATCCATGATCAGGAATGAGGACGGCCTTCTCACCGGGTACGTCTACATCGATATTGCCGGGAAAGATCCGGGCAGGTATATGGACGAGGCAATGCGGACGATCAGGGAAAAGGTACAACTGCCTCCGGGGTACGCGGTATTGTGGAGCGGCCAGTATGAGGGAATGGAGAGGGCCCGGGAACGGCTGACCACGGTCGTGCCCGTAACGCTCCTTTTGATCGTCATCCTCTTATGGCTCAATACCCGCTCCCTGGCAAAGACCTCCATCATCCTCCTCTCCGTCCCCTTCTCTGCCATCGGCGCCTTCTGGTTTCTCCACCTCCTCGGCTACAATATGAGTATCGGCGTATGGGTAGGTCTGATCGCCCTTCTGGGGGTCGATGCGGAAACAGGGGTATTTATGTTCCTCTACCTCGATCTGGCGTACAATCAGGCCCGCAACGAGGGCCGCCTCCGGACCCTTGCCGATCTGCAGGCTGCCATCCGCTACGGCGCGGCCCGAAGATTGAGGCCGAAATTCATGACCGTGGCCACCACGTTTATCGGCCTCATCCCCATCATGTGGTCTTTCGGGGCCGGGGCAGACGTGATGAAACGGATCGCCGCGCCCATGATCGGAGGGATATTCACCTCCTTCCTCCTCGAGCTGCTCGTCTACCCACCTATTTACCAGCTATGGAAATGGCACTTTGAAATGAAAAAAAGAGGAGTGAGCGAAGGGGGTTGA